A stretch of the Equus caballus isolate H_3958 breed thoroughbred chromosome X, TB-T2T, whole genome shotgun sequence genome encodes the following:
- the CLCN5 gene encoding H(+)/Cl(-) exchange transporter 5 isoform X1: protein MAMWQGAMDNRGFQQGSFNSFRSSSSDEDLMDIPGTAMDFSMRDDVPPLDGEIEEDKSYNGGGIGSSNRMMDFLEEPIPGVGTYDDFNTIDWVREKSRDRDRHREITNKSKESTWALIHSVSDAFSGWLLMLLIGLLSGSLAGLIDISAHWMTDLKEGICTGGLWFNHEHCCWNSEHVTFEDRDKCPEWNSWSQLIISTDEGAFAYIVNYFMYVLWALLFAFLAVSLVKVFAPYACGSGIPEIKTILSGFIIRGYLGKWTLIIKTITLVLAVSSGLSLGKEGPLVHVACCCGNILCHCFNKYRKNEAKRREVLSAAAAAGVSVAFGAPIGGVLFSLEEVSYYFPLKTLWRSFFAALVAAFTLRSINPFGNSRLVLFYVEFHTPWHLFELVPFILLGIFGGLWGALFIRTNIAWCRKRKTTQLGKYPVVEVLVVTAITAILAFPNEYTRMSTSELISELFNDCGLLDSSKLCDYENRFNTSKGGELPDRPAGVGVYSAMWQLALTLILKIIITIFTFGMKIPSGLFIPSMAVGAIAGRLLGVGMEQLAYYHHDWAIFNSWCSQGADCITPGLYAMVGAAACLGGVTRMTVSLVVIMFELTGGLEYIVPLMAAAMTSKWVADALGREGIYDAHIRLNGYPFLEAKEEFAHKTLAMDVMKPRRNDPLLTVLTQDSMTVEDVESIISETTYSGFPVVVSRESQRLVGFVLRRDLIISIENARKKQDGVVSTSVIYFTEHSPPMPPYTPPTLKLRNILDLSPFTVTDLTPMEIVVDIFRKLGLRQCLVTHNGRLLGIITKKDVLKHIAQMANQDPDSILFN from the exons GAGCCATGGATAACAGAGGCTTCCAGCAGGGGAGTTTCAATAGCTTCCGGAGCAGCTCCAGTGATGAAGACTTGATGGACATACCCGGGACAGCTATGGATTTCTCCATGAGAGATGACGTTCCTCCCTTAGATGGAGAAATAGAAG AGGACAAGTCATACAATGGTGGAGGAATAGGTTCTTCAAATAGGATGATGGACTTCTTGGAAGAGCCAATCCCTGGTGTGGGGACCTATGATGATTTCAATACAATTGACTGGGTGAGAGAGAAATCTCGAGACCGGGATAGGCACCGAGAG ATTACCAATAAAAGCAAAGAGTCCACATGGGCCTTAATTCACAGTGTGAGTGATGCTTTTTCTGGCTGGTTGTTGATGCTACTTATTGGGCTTTTATCAG GTTCCCTAGCTGGCTTGATAGACATTTCTGCTCATTGGATGACAGACTTAAAAGAAGGTATATGCACAGGGGGATTATGGTTTAACCATGAACACTGTTGCTGGAACTCCGAGCATGTCACCTTTGAAGACAGAGACAAATGTCCAGAGTGGAATAGCTGGTCCCAGCTTATCATCAGCACGGACGAG GGAGCCTTTGCCTACATAGTCAATTACTTCATGTACGTCCTCTGGGCTCTCCTGTTTGCCTTCCTTGCTGTATCTCTTGTCAAGGTGTTTGCGCCTTATGCCTGTGGCTCTGGAATCCCTGAG ATAAAAACTATCTTGAGTGGTTTCATTATTAGGGGCTATTTGGGTAAGTGGACCCTGATTATCAAAACCATCACATTGGTGCTGGCAGTGTCATCTGGCTTGAGCCTGGGCAAAGAGGGTCCCCTAGTGCACGTGGCTTGCTGCTGTGGGAACATCCTGTGCCACTGCTTCAACAAGTACAGGAAGAATGAAGCCAAGCGCAGAGAG GTCTTGTCGGCTGCAGCAGCAGCTGGTGTGTCTGTAGCCTTTGGGGCACCTATCGgcggagtattattcagcctagAAGAG GTCAGCTACTATTTTCCCCTCAAAACATTGTGGCGTTCGTTCTTTGCTGCCTTGGTGGCAGCGTTTACTCTACGCTCTATCAATCCGTTTGGGAACAGCCGCCTGGTCCTGTTTTACGTGGAGTTTCACACCCCATGGCATCTCTTTGAGCTTGTGCCATTTATTCTGCTGGGCATATTTGGTGGTCTGTGGGGAGCTCTGTTTATCCGCACAAACATTGCCTGGTGTCGGAAGCGTAAGACCACCCAGTTGGGCAAGTATCCTGTCGTAGAGGTACTCGTCGTGACAGCCATCACTGCCATCCTGGCTTTCCCCAATGAATACACCCGTATGAGCACCAGTGAGCTCATTTCTGAGCTGTTTAATGACTGTGGCCTTCTGGACTCCTCCAAGCTCTGTGATTATGAGAACCGTTTCAACACAAGCAAGGGGGGCGAGCTGCCCGACAGACCAGCTGGTGTGGGAGTCTACAGCGCCATGTGGCAGCTGGCCTTGACGCTTATACTGAAAATTATCATTACTATATTCACCTTTGGCATGAAG ATCCCTTCTGGCCTCTTTATTCCTAGCATGGCTGTTGGTGCTATAGCAGGTCGACTTTTAGGAGTAGGAATGGAACAACTGGCTTATTACCACCATGACTGGGCCATCTTCAATAGCTGGTGTAGTCAAGGAGCTGATTGCATCACCCCCGGCCTTTATGCCATGGTTGGGGCTGCAGCCTGCTTAG GCGGGGTGACTCGGATGACTGTTTCTCTTGTTGTCATAATGTTTGAGCTAACTGGTGGCTTGGAATACATTGTGCCTCTGATGGCTGCAGCCATGACAAGCAAGTGGGTGGCAGATGCTCTTGGGCGGGAGGGCATCTATGATGCCCACATCCGTCTCAATGGATACCCCTTTCTTGAAGCCAAAGAAGAGTTTGCTCATAAGACCCTGGCAATGGATGTGATGAAGCCCCGGAGAAATGATCCTTTGTTGACTGTCCTTACTCAGGACAGTATGACTGTGGAAGATGTAGAGAGCATAATCAGTGAAACCACTTACAGTGGCTTCCCAGTGGTGGTGTCCCGGGAATCCCAAAGACTTGTAGGTTTCGTCCTCCGAAGAGATCTCATTATTTCAATTG AAAATGCTCGGAAAAAACAGGATGGAGTTGTGAGCACTTCCGtcatttatttcactgagcattcTCCTCCAATGCCACCATACACCCCACCCACCCTAAAGCTTCGGAACATCCTGGATCTCAGCCCTTTCACTGTGACTGACCTTACACCCATGGAGATCGTAGTGGATATCTTCCGAAAGCTGGGACTGCGGCAGTGCCTGGTTACACACAATGG gCGATTGCTTGGAATCATTACCAAAAAGGATGTGCTAAAGCATATAGCACAGATGGCGAACCAAGATCCTGATTCCATTCTCTTCAACTAG
- the CLCN5 gene encoding H(+)/Cl(-) exchange transporter 5 isoform X2 — MMDFLEEPIPGVGTYDDFNTIDWVREKSRDRDRHREITNKSKESTWALIHSVSDAFSGWLLMLLIGLLSGSLAGLIDISAHWMTDLKEGICTGGLWFNHEHCCWNSEHVTFEDRDKCPEWNSWSQLIISTDEGAFAYIVNYFMYVLWALLFAFLAVSLVKVFAPYACGSGIPEIKTILSGFIIRGYLGKWTLIIKTITLVLAVSSGLSLGKEGPLVHVACCCGNILCHCFNKYRKNEAKRREVLSAAAAAGVSVAFGAPIGGVLFSLEEVSYYFPLKTLWRSFFAALVAAFTLRSINPFGNSRLVLFYVEFHTPWHLFELVPFILLGIFGGLWGALFIRTNIAWCRKRKTTQLGKYPVVEVLVVTAITAILAFPNEYTRMSTSELISELFNDCGLLDSSKLCDYENRFNTSKGGELPDRPAGVGVYSAMWQLALTLILKIIITIFTFGMKIPSGLFIPSMAVGAIAGRLLGVGMEQLAYYHHDWAIFNSWCSQGADCITPGLYAMVGAAACLGGVTRMTVSLVVIMFELTGGLEYIVPLMAAAMTSKWVADALGREGIYDAHIRLNGYPFLEAKEEFAHKTLAMDVMKPRRNDPLLTVLTQDSMTVEDVESIISETTYSGFPVVVSRESQRLVGFVLRRDLIISIENARKKQDGVVSTSVIYFTEHSPPMPPYTPPTLKLRNILDLSPFTVTDLTPMEIVVDIFRKLGLRQCLVTHNGRLLGIITKKDVLKHIAQMANQDPDSILFN, encoded by the exons ATGATGGACTTCTTGGAAGAGCCAATCCCTGGTGTGGGGACCTATGATGATTTCAATACAATTGACTGGGTGAGAGAGAAATCTCGAGACCGGGATAGGCACCGAGAG ATTACCAATAAAAGCAAAGAGTCCACATGGGCCTTAATTCACAGTGTGAGTGATGCTTTTTCTGGCTGGTTGTTGATGCTACTTATTGGGCTTTTATCAG GTTCCCTAGCTGGCTTGATAGACATTTCTGCTCATTGGATGACAGACTTAAAAGAAGGTATATGCACAGGGGGATTATGGTTTAACCATGAACACTGTTGCTGGAACTCCGAGCATGTCACCTTTGAAGACAGAGACAAATGTCCAGAGTGGAATAGCTGGTCCCAGCTTATCATCAGCACGGACGAG GGAGCCTTTGCCTACATAGTCAATTACTTCATGTACGTCCTCTGGGCTCTCCTGTTTGCCTTCCTTGCTGTATCTCTTGTCAAGGTGTTTGCGCCTTATGCCTGTGGCTCTGGAATCCCTGAG ATAAAAACTATCTTGAGTGGTTTCATTATTAGGGGCTATTTGGGTAAGTGGACCCTGATTATCAAAACCATCACATTGGTGCTGGCAGTGTCATCTGGCTTGAGCCTGGGCAAAGAGGGTCCCCTAGTGCACGTGGCTTGCTGCTGTGGGAACATCCTGTGCCACTGCTTCAACAAGTACAGGAAGAATGAAGCCAAGCGCAGAGAG GTCTTGTCGGCTGCAGCAGCAGCTGGTGTGTCTGTAGCCTTTGGGGCACCTATCGgcggagtattattcagcctagAAGAG GTCAGCTACTATTTTCCCCTCAAAACATTGTGGCGTTCGTTCTTTGCTGCCTTGGTGGCAGCGTTTACTCTACGCTCTATCAATCCGTTTGGGAACAGCCGCCTGGTCCTGTTTTACGTGGAGTTTCACACCCCATGGCATCTCTTTGAGCTTGTGCCATTTATTCTGCTGGGCATATTTGGTGGTCTGTGGGGAGCTCTGTTTATCCGCACAAACATTGCCTGGTGTCGGAAGCGTAAGACCACCCAGTTGGGCAAGTATCCTGTCGTAGAGGTACTCGTCGTGACAGCCATCACTGCCATCCTGGCTTTCCCCAATGAATACACCCGTATGAGCACCAGTGAGCTCATTTCTGAGCTGTTTAATGACTGTGGCCTTCTGGACTCCTCCAAGCTCTGTGATTATGAGAACCGTTTCAACACAAGCAAGGGGGGCGAGCTGCCCGACAGACCAGCTGGTGTGGGAGTCTACAGCGCCATGTGGCAGCTGGCCTTGACGCTTATACTGAAAATTATCATTACTATATTCACCTTTGGCATGAAG ATCCCTTCTGGCCTCTTTATTCCTAGCATGGCTGTTGGTGCTATAGCAGGTCGACTTTTAGGAGTAGGAATGGAACAACTGGCTTATTACCACCATGACTGGGCCATCTTCAATAGCTGGTGTAGTCAAGGAGCTGATTGCATCACCCCCGGCCTTTATGCCATGGTTGGGGCTGCAGCCTGCTTAG GCGGGGTGACTCGGATGACTGTTTCTCTTGTTGTCATAATGTTTGAGCTAACTGGTGGCTTGGAATACATTGTGCCTCTGATGGCTGCAGCCATGACAAGCAAGTGGGTGGCAGATGCTCTTGGGCGGGAGGGCATCTATGATGCCCACATCCGTCTCAATGGATACCCCTTTCTTGAAGCCAAAGAAGAGTTTGCTCATAAGACCCTGGCAATGGATGTGATGAAGCCCCGGAGAAATGATCCTTTGTTGACTGTCCTTACTCAGGACAGTATGACTGTGGAAGATGTAGAGAGCATAATCAGTGAAACCACTTACAGTGGCTTCCCAGTGGTGGTGTCCCGGGAATCCCAAAGACTTGTAGGTTTCGTCCTCCGAAGAGATCTCATTATTTCAATTG AAAATGCTCGGAAAAAACAGGATGGAGTTGTGAGCACTTCCGtcatttatttcactgagcattcTCCTCCAATGCCACCATACACCCCACCCACCCTAAAGCTTCGGAACATCCTGGATCTCAGCCCTTTCACTGTGACTGACCTTACACCCATGGAGATCGTAGTGGATATCTTCCGAAAGCTGGGACTGCGGCAGTGCCTGGTTACACACAATGG gCGATTGCTTGGAATCATTACCAAAAAGGATGTGCTAAAGCATATAGCACAGATGGCGAACCAAGATCCTGATTCCATTCTCTTCAACTAG